The segment TTAAAGATTTCCTTCTCACTGCAAGAAGGAAAGATGCACGTTCTGTGAAAATCAAGAAGGGCAAGGATGTTGTCAAGTTCAAGGTCCGTTGCTCCAAGTACCTGTACACACTTT is part of the Quercus robur chromosome 9, dhQueRobu3.1, whole genome shotgun sequence genome and harbors:
- the LOC126699294 gene encoding 60S ribosomal protein L38-like, encoding MPKQIHEIKDFLLTARRKDARSVKIKKGKDVVKFKVRCSKYLYTLCVFDAEKAEKLKQSLPPGLSVQDL